The Rhodopseudomonas palustris genome window below encodes:
- the flgF gene encoding flagellar basal-body rod protein FlgF: MENALLVGLSRQVVLERQMDVVANNLANLNTNGFKAERSVFQEFLNTGAHEDNFARPDRRVSFVQDRATYHDLSTGALQETKNPLDVAIDGKGFLVVQTPQGERFTRDGSLTINAQGQLVNGSGFPVLGTGGPIVIQPTDKELSISSDGRVSVVEGTSIIDSLRGKLRVVTFDRPQSLIKQGGNLFAATSDQGTPDTKSMLRQGYVEKSNVNSVLEMTKMIDVTRTYTQISAMLQQESELRKSAIEKLAEVPA, encoded by the coding sequence ATGGAGAATGCTCTTCTCGTCGGACTGTCACGGCAGGTCGTGCTCGAACGGCAGATGGATGTCGTCGCGAACAACCTCGCCAATCTCAACACCAACGGCTTCAAGGCGGAGCGGTCGGTGTTCCAGGAATTTCTTAACACCGGCGCGCACGAGGACAATTTCGCGCGGCCGGACCGGCGCGTCAGCTTCGTGCAGGACCGCGCCACCTACCACGATCTGTCGACCGGCGCGCTGCAAGAGACCAAGAACCCGCTCGACGTCGCGATCGACGGCAAGGGCTTTCTGGTGGTGCAGACACCGCAGGGCGAGCGCTTCACCCGCGACGGATCGCTGACGATCAACGCCCAGGGCCAGCTCGTGAACGGCTCCGGCTTCCCGGTGCTCGGCACCGGCGGCCCGATCGTGATCCAGCCGACCGACAAGGAGCTGTCGATCTCGTCGGACGGCCGCGTCAGCGTGGTGGAAGGCACCTCGATCATCGACTCGCTGCGCGGCAAGCTGCGGGTGGTGACGTTCGACCGGCCGCAGAGCCTGATCAAGCAGGGCGGCAATCTGTTCGCAGCCACATCCGACCAGGGCACGCCCGACACCAAGTCGATGCTGCGCCAGGGCTATGTCGAGAAGTCGAACGTCAACTCGGTCCTCGAAATGACCAAGATGATCGACGTCACCCGAACCTACACCCAGATCTCGGCGATGCTGCAGCAGGAGAGCGAGCTGCGCAAATCCGCGATCGAGAAACTCGCCGAAGTGCCGGCCTAA
- the flgG gene encoding flagellar basal-body rod protein FlgG → MRALYTAATGMAAQELNVQVISNNIANMRTTGFKKQTAQFQDLIYDHVRRVGAQASDQGTILPVGVDIGGGVKTVGTPRLMTQGTLSPTGNDLDLAVRGEGFFKIQMPDGTFAYTRDGSFTKDNTGRMVTANGNPVQPTITVPNGATSITVAANGQVSVTISGSTTPTVIGQIGLTRFINKAGLQPQGDNLFIETPASGTPQDGIASADGLGDIMQKTLEMANVEVVTEISDLISAQRAYEMNAKVVSSADQMLQSTSNMFR, encoded by the coding sequence ATGCGCGCACTCTACACTGCGGCGACCGGGATGGCGGCCCAGGAGCTCAACGTTCAGGTGATCTCCAACAACATCGCCAACATGCGCACCACCGGCTTCAAGAAGCAGACGGCGCAGTTTCAGGACCTGATCTACGATCACGTCCGCCGCGTCGGCGCACAGGCGTCGGACCAGGGCACGATCCTGCCGGTCGGTGTCGACATCGGCGGCGGCGTCAAGACCGTCGGTACGCCGCGGCTGATGACCCAGGGCACTCTGTCCCCTACCGGCAACGATCTCGACCTTGCGGTGCGCGGCGAAGGCTTCTTCAAGATCCAGATGCCGGACGGCACCTTCGCCTACACCCGCGATGGCTCGTTCACCAAGGACAACACCGGCCGCATGGTCACGGCCAACGGCAACCCGGTGCAGCCGACCATCACCGTTCCGAACGGCGCGACCAGCATCACCGTCGCCGCCAACGGCCAGGTGTCGGTGACAATCTCCGGTTCGACCACGCCCACCGTGATCGGCCAGATCGGCCTGACCCGTTTCATCAACAAGGCCGGTCTGCAGCCGCAGGGCGACAACCTGTTCATCGAAACCCCGGCGTCCGGAACGCCGCAGGACGGCATCGCTTCTGCCGACGGTCTCGGCGACATCATGCAGAAGACGCTGGAGATGGCGAACGTCGAAGTGGTGACGGAAATCTCCGACCTGATCTCGGCGCAGCGCGCTTATGAGATGAACGCCAAGGTCGTCAGCTCCGCCGACCAGATGCTGCAATCGACCTCTAATATGTTCCGCTGA